One genomic region from Deltaproteobacteria bacterium encodes:
- a CDS encoding oxidoreductase has product MSETFNAVVAEDVGGKVQVSLKQLRTADLPEGDVTIRVAYSTINYKDGLAITGKAKIARRLPMVCGIDLAGTVEESQSAAYKPGDHVLINGWGLSESHWGGFSQKARVKSDWLVPVPTPFSLEQAMAIGTAGYTAMLCVMGIEHAGVKPSEHEIIVTGAAGGVGSVAVALLAKLGYKVAASTGRPELKDYLTGLGAATIVERAALATPSGRPLDAERWAGGVDSVGGETLASVLRSTRYEGAVAACGLAGGTTLPTSVMPFILRGVSLIGIDSVMCPKAKRLEAWRRLAQDLPIEKLEAMTTVEPMSKLAELAPAILAGQTRGRVVIDVNA; this is encoded by the coding sequence ATGAGTGAAACCTTTAACGCAGTTGTCGCCGAAGACGTTGGCGGGAAGGTGCAAGTGTCGCTGAAACAGTTGAGAACCGCTGACTTGCCCGAAGGCGATGTGACGATCCGTGTGGCATACTCGACCATCAACTATAAAGATGGTCTGGCGATTACCGGTAAGGCCAAGATCGCCCGCCGTCTTCCCATGGTCTGCGGTATCGACCTCGCCGGAACGGTGGAAGAGTCGCAATCGGCTGCTTATAAGCCTGGAGACCACGTGCTGATTAACGGCTGGGGGTTGAGCGAGTCGCATTGGGGGGGATTCAGTCAAAAAGCCCGAGTGAAGTCGGATTGGTTGGTGCCAGTACCGACACCGTTTTCTCTTGAACAGGCGATGGCGATCGGCACGGCGGGCTATACCGCGATGCTGTGTGTAATGGGCATCGAACACGCCGGCGTGAAGCCGAGCGAACACGAAATCATCGTGACCGGCGCTGCCGGTGGAGTCGGGAGCGTTGCCGTCGCACTACTGGCAAAACTGGGCTACAAGGTGGCGGCGTCAACCGGTCGTCCAGAACTGAAAGACTATCTGACTGGACTCGGCGCTGCGACGATTGTCGAACGCGCGGCGCTGGCGACTCCCTCCGGGCGTCCGCTCGATGCCGAGCGCTGGGCGGGTGGCGTGGATTCTGTTGGCGGTGAGACGTTGGCCTCCGTGTTGCGATCCACACGATATGAAGGAGCGGTGGCTGCGTGCGGACTGGCTGGTGGGACGACTCTGCCGACTTCGGTGATGCCGTTTATTCTGCGCGGCGTGAGTCTGATTGGCATCGACTCCGTCATGTGTCCCAAAGCCAAACGGCTGGAAGCGTGGCGGCGGCTGGCGCAGGATCTGCCGATCGAGAAGCTGGAAGCGATGACGACGGTCGAGCCTATGTCGAAACTGGCGGAGCTGGCACCGGCGATTCTGGCCGGTCAGACCCGCGGTCGTGTGGTGATCGATGTGAATGCCTAG
- the dnaK gene encoding molecular chaperone DnaK, whose translation MAKVIGIDLGTTNSVVAVMEGGEPKVLTNSEGSRITPSVVAFTDSGERLAGQIARRQAITNPENTIFSIKRLIGRRINDAEVRKAKGLLPYKIVDAENDDAWVEIRGKKYSPPEISAFILQKMKQTAEDYLGEKVTDAVVTVPAYFNDSQRQATKDAGRIAGLNVLRIINEPTAASLAYGLDKKKDEKIAVFDLGGGTFDVSVLEVGDGVFEVKSTNGDTFLGGDDFDQRIIDYLADEFKKDQGVDLRKDRMALQRLKEAGEKAKIELSSSMETDVNLPFITADQSGPKHLTMKLTRAKLEALCADLFDRLEGPCLTALKDSGLTARQIDEVVLVGGMTRMPAVQERARKIFGKEPHKGVNPDEVVAIGAAVQGAVLKGEVKDVLLLDVTPLSLGIETLGGVFTRLIEKNTTIPTKKSQVFSTAAESQTAVTIRVFQGEREMAADNKLLGQFDLVGIPPAPRGVPQIEVTFDIDANGIVHVNAKDLGTGKEQSIRITASSGLSEGEIKRMVDDAQSHAEEDKRKRERIEARNQLDSLIYSTEKSLKDHRDDVEATTASAIEAALEKAKKAMEGEDLDAIKSAMDELTQTSHKLAEAMYAKVAKEQQTGAKDTSAENGKTAGGEEGKDNVVDADFEEVK comes from the coding sequence ATGGCAAAGGTTATCGGTATCGACTTAGGAACGACGAACTCGGTGGTCGCCGTCATGGAAGGAGGCGAGCCGAAGGTTCTCACCAACTCGGAAGGAAGTCGGATCACACCGTCGGTGGTCGCGTTTACGGACAGTGGCGAGCGTCTTGCCGGACAAATTGCTCGCCGTCAGGCAATTACCAATCCAGAGAACACGATTTTTTCCATTAAGCGTCTCATCGGACGCCGCATTAACGACGCCGAGGTGCGCAAAGCCAAAGGGCTGTTGCCCTACAAGATCGTTGACGCAGAGAATGATGACGCTTGGGTGGAGATTCGTGGGAAAAAATACAGTCCGCCGGAAATCTCTGCCTTCATCCTCCAAAAGATGAAGCAAACCGCCGAGGATTATCTCGGGGAAAAAGTCACAGATGCAGTGGTGACCGTGCCGGCGTACTTCAACGACTCGCAACGCCAGGCCACGAAAGATGCTGGACGTATCGCCGGTCTCAATGTCTTGCGGATCATTAACGAACCGACCGCAGCCTCGCTCGCATATGGCCTCGATAAAAAGAAGGATGAGAAGATCGCTGTTTTCGATTTGGGTGGCGGCACCTTCGACGTGTCGGTGTTGGAAGTCGGCGATGGCGTGTTCGAGGTCAAATCCACCAATGGCGACACGTTCCTGGGTGGAGACGATTTTGACCAGCGCATCATCGATTACTTGGCCGACGAGTTCAAGAAAGATCAAGGCGTGGATCTCCGCAAAGATCGGATGGCACTCCAACGGCTGAAAGAAGCCGGCGAGAAAGCCAAAATTGAGCTGTCTTCTTCCATGGAGACCGATGTCAACCTGCCGTTTATCACGGCGGATCAAAGCGGACCGAAACATCTCACCATGAAGCTCACCCGCGCGAAGCTCGAAGCGTTATGCGCGGATCTGTTCGACCGCCTCGAAGGCCCGTGTCTCACCGCGCTAAAAGACTCTGGGCTGACGGCTCGTCAGATCGACGAAGTGGTGCTGGTGGGTGGGATGACACGCATGCCGGCGGTGCAAGAACGAGCGCGGAAGATCTTCGGGAAAGAGCCGCATAAAGGCGTTAACCCCGACGAAGTGGTCGCGATCGGAGCCGCCGTGCAAGGTGCCGTGCTCAAAGGAGAAGTGAAAGACGTTCTCTTGTTGGATGTGACGCCGCTCTCTCTCGGCATCGAAACCCTCGGCGGTGTGTTTACCCGCTTGATCGAAAAGAACACCACGATTCCGACCAAGAAGAGTCAGGTGTTTTCCACTGCCGCAGAAAGCCAGACTGCAGTGACTATCCGTGTCTTTCAAGGCGAACGTGAGATGGCGGCGGATAACAAGCTGCTGGGACAGTTCGATCTCGTCGGCATTCCTCCCGCGCCTCGTGGTGTTCCGCAGATCGAAGTTACCTTCGACATTGACGCGAACGGCATCGTCCACGTGAATGCCAAGGACTTAGGCACCGGCAAAGAGCAGTCGATTCGTATTACGGCATCCAGTGGTCTCTCCGAAGGTGAGATCAAACGCATGGTCGACGATGCGCAATCGCATGCAGAAGAAGATAAGCGGAAACGCGAGCGCATCGAAGCGCGCAACCAACTCGATTCCTTGATTTACTCGACCGAGAAGTCGCTCAAAGATCATCGCGACGATGTCGAAGCGACCACTGCCTCGGCGATCGAGGCGGCGTTAGAAAAAGCGAAGAAAGCCATGGAAGGCGAAGACCTCGACGCGATCAAATCGGCTATGGACGAGCTGACGCAAACTTCTCACAAACTTGCTGAAGCCATGTACGCCAAAGTCGCGAAAGAACAGCAAACTGGGGCGAAAGATACGTCAGCGGAAAATGGGAAAACGGCGGGCGGCGAAGAAGGCAAAGACAACGTCGTCGATGCGGATTTTGAAGAGGTGAAGTGA
- a CDS encoding 3-hydroxyacyl-CoA dehydrogenase: MEIKGLGAVVTGGGSGLGEATARAFAAKGAQVAILDLAKSNGAAIAKELGGKAFFVETDVTSGEQVAAAIDTAVASFGAIHVAVNCAGIGTPGKVLGKDNVPLELETFRRVIEINLIGTFNVIRLAAAQMVKNEPNSEGERGVFINTASVAAYDGQIGQPAYSASKGGVVSMTLPIAREFAREGIRCVTIAPGLFETPMLMGLSESARKSLGASVPFPARLGRPDEYASLACYIVETTMLNGETIRFDGAIRMAPR; encoded by the coding sequence ATGGAAATCAAAGGTCTGGGAGCTGTTGTGACCGGTGGCGGTTCCGGCTTAGGAGAAGCCACGGCGCGGGCGTTCGCGGCCAAGGGTGCGCAGGTGGCGATTCTCGACTTGGCCAAGTCGAATGGTGCTGCCATCGCCAAAGAACTTGGCGGGAAAGCGTTCTTCGTGGAAACCGACGTGACTAGCGGCGAGCAAGTTGCTGCCGCGATCGATACAGCCGTGGCGTCTTTCGGTGCGATTCATGTCGCGGTGAACTGTGCCGGGATTGGGACGCCGGGGAAAGTCCTGGGCAAGGACAACGTACCGCTGGAGCTAGAAACCTTCCGCCGCGTGATCGAGATCAATCTCATTGGCACTTTCAACGTCATTCGTCTCGCTGCCGCGCAGATGGTGAAGAACGAGCCGAACAGCGAAGGCGAGCGCGGCGTTTTCATCAACACGGCATCGGTGGCGGCCTATGATGGACAGATTGGCCAGCCGGCGTACTCCGCCTCGAAGGGTGGGGTGGTGAGCATGACTCTGCCGATCGCCCGCGAGTTCGCCCGCGAGGGGATTCGTTGTGTGACGATCGCGCCGGGGTTGTTCGAGACGCCGATGCTGATGGGGTTGTCGGAATCCGCCCGCAAATCGTTGGGGGCGAGCGTGCCGTTCCCGGCGCGGCTCGGGCGTCCGGACGAATATGCGTCGTTGGCGTGTTACATCGTCGAGACCACGATGCTCAACGGCGAAACCATCCGCTTCGACGGCGCGATTCGCATGGCACCGCGGTAA
- a CDS encoding DUF1330 domain-containing protein — protein MSVLVLVQGNPIPEKADTLQQYQQVARTVIAKHGGQVVTRGAGVASLHGGQSWKVGIVVRFPDLAAAQAWYNDPEYQKVLPLRDQSFAALEINVFQE, from the coding sequence ATGAGTGTACTCGTTCTCGTCCAAGGCAACCCCATTCCCGAAAAGGCCGACACTTTGCAACAGTACCAACAGGTGGCGCGAACCGTCATCGCCAAGCATGGCGGGCAAGTGGTCACACGCGGTGCCGGTGTTGCCTCGCTGCACGGCGGCCAGTCCTGGAAAGTTGGCATCGTGGTGCGTTTCCCAGACCTGGCTGCTGCGCAGGCTTGGTATAACGACCCTGAATACCAAAAGGTTCTTCCCTTACGCGACCAGTCGTTTGCCGCGCTGGAGATCAATGTGTTTCAGGAGTAG
- the recO gene encoding DNA repair protein RecO, whose product MIEERTAAIVLRSRPHGESDKIVTFLTKDWGKVTGIAKGAKRSRRRFVNVLESFTHVQLRFRPSRADELAFIFGCDLVQSFRGPSRDLQRFALASYMCELVDVMVSGREAGQEMYTLLLDGLQTIESVAAISSSFLPAFELFLLAHTGYAPHLTDCQQCGREMIRGEATWVFSPSLGGVLCTRCREDGGSTLALSTETVRFLGETRRTSIATVLASSAPPRVYKELRALAGNMLSRHLHRPLKSRVFLEQTQVLGDA is encoded by the coding sequence ATGATCGAAGAACGCACGGCGGCTATCGTGCTCCGGAGTCGGCCACATGGTGAGTCCGACAAAATTGTCACGTTCCTCACCAAAGATTGGGGGAAAGTCACGGGCATTGCCAAAGGGGCGAAACGCTCGCGGCGACGCTTCGTCAACGTACTTGAGTCGTTTACTCATGTGCAGCTCCGCTTTCGCCCCAGTCGTGCGGACGAACTCGCCTTCATCTTCGGCTGCGATTTAGTGCAAAGCTTTCGCGGGCCGAGCCGCGATCTGCAACGCTTCGCGTTGGCCAGCTACATGTGCGAACTCGTCGATGTCATGGTCTCGGGGCGGGAAGCCGGGCAAGAAATGTACACGCTCTTGTTAGATGGTCTGCAAACGATCGAGAGCGTGGCCGCCATTTCGTCGAGCTTCCTTCCGGCGTTTGAACTGTTTTTGTTAGCGCACACCGGTTATGCCCCGCACCTCACCGACTGCCAGCAATGTGGACGCGAGATGATCCGTGGCGAGGCCACGTGGGTCTTCTCGCCTAGTCTGGGCGGAGTGCTGTGTACGCGATGTCGTGAAGACGGCGGCTCGACTCTGGCGCTTTCGACCGAAACCGTGCGATTTTTAGGGGAAACACGGCGCACTTCCATAGCAACGGTGTTGGCCTCCTCGGCACCGCCACGGGTGTACAAGGAACTGCGGGCTTTGGCGGGGAATATGCTGTCGCGCCATCTCCACCGCCCGCTCAAGTCCCGCGTCTTTCTCGAACAGACACAGGTGCTCGGTGACGCATAG
- a CDS encoding nucleotide exchange factor GrpE, giving the protein MENEQSEQDLLSEQDLPPAKVVGQSQDPAQSEGEDKEPLLAKLAEKEAEAKANLELFIRERAELENFKRRMQREQADSIRFANEPLLRDLLPVLDNLNRAVSHAQSGSSQSLVDGVTLVGRSFLETLEKYGVVRIMAKGETFDPTRHEAMAQVENAEVAPNSVVDEYCPAYLLHGRLLRPALVTVAKAPVVETKIEE; this is encoded by the coding sequence ATGGAGAACGAACAATCTGAGCAAGATTTGCTGTCTGAGCAAGATTTGCCGCCGGCAAAAGTAGTAGGGCAGTCCCAAGACCCGGCACAATCAGAGGGAGAAGATAAAGAACCGTTACTGGCGAAACTCGCCGAGAAAGAGGCCGAAGCAAAGGCCAATCTTGAGCTGTTCATTCGGGAACGAGCCGAGCTAGAGAATTTTAAGCGGCGCATGCAACGAGAACAAGCCGACTCGATCCGCTTTGCCAACGAACCGTTGCTTCGTGACTTGTTGCCGGTGCTGGATAACCTCAACCGCGCGGTCAGCCATGCCCAAAGCGGGAGTAGCCAATCGCTGGTGGACGGCGTCACCCTGGTTGGGCGCTCTTTCTTAGAGACGTTAGAAAAGTATGGTGTGGTGCGGATCATGGCGAAAGGCGAGACTTTCGATCCCACCAGACACGAAGCCATGGCGCAGGTCGAAAATGCCGAAGTGGCACCGAACTCGGTCGTCGATGAGTATTGTCCAGCCTACCTCTTGCACGGTCGTTTGTTACGTCCTGCTTTAGTGACGGTGGCGAAAGCGCCTGTCGTGGAAACGAAAATAGAAGAATAA
- a CDS encoding glycine--tRNA ligase, giving the protein MSVTMEKIVNLCKRRGFVFPSSEIYGGFASTWDYGPLGIELKRNIRESWWRYMVTARDNVVGIESAILMHPRVWEASGHIAGFSDPLIDCRACKRRFRADQLPPTREERQCQKGLECDFTDARQFNLMFKTFVGPVEEDAAVAFLRPETAQGMFVNFVNVQQASRLKPPFGIAQIGKSFRNEITPGNFIFRTREFEQMEMEFFVKPGTDDEWFEFWREQRMKWYTDRLRITPAHLRFYDHPKADLAHYSKATTDIEYEYPFGWGELEGVANRTDFDLRQHSDFSGKDLTFFDEETRERYRPYVIEPAAGVDRILLITLLDAYHEDVQEGEARIVLRLHPRLAPIKVGIFPLLRKDGHPEKAMAIRDLLKERFAVFYDQAGSIGRRYRRQDEVGTPFGLTVDHQTMQDNTVTLRDRDTLEQVRIPVERLIPELVSRIET; this is encoded by the coding sequence ATGTCGGTCACAATGGAAAAAATTGTCAATCTGTGTAAGCGACGCGGGTTTGTCTTCCCTTCGAGCGAAATTTATGGTGGTTTCGCCAGCACCTGGGACTATGGCCCGCTTGGCATCGAACTCAAACGCAATATCCGCGAATCGTGGTGGCGCTACATGGTCACGGCGCGCGACAACGTGGTGGGCATCGAGAGCGCGATTCTTATGCATCCACGGGTCTGGGAAGCCTCGGGTCACATCGCGGGCTTCTCCGACCCGCTCATCGATTGTCGCGCTTGTAAACGTCGGTTTCGCGCCGATCAACTCCCGCCGACTCGGGAAGAACGCCAATGCCAGAAAGGACTGGAGTGCGATTTCACCGATGCTCGCCAGTTCAACCTGATGTTCAAGACGTTCGTGGGACCGGTCGAAGAAGATGCCGCAGTCGCGTTCCTGCGCCCAGAGACCGCCCAAGGCATGTTCGTGAACTTCGTGAACGTACAGCAGGCCAGTCGCTTGAAGCCGCCGTTCGGCATCGCCCAGATCGGAAAATCCTTCCGCAACGAAATCACCCCTGGCAACTTCATCTTTCGCACGCGCGAATTCGAACAAATGGAGATGGAGTTCTTCGTCAAACCCGGAACGGACGACGAATGGTTCGAATTTTGGCGCGAGCAGCGGATGAAGTGGTACACCGACCGGCTGCGCATTACGCCGGCGCACCTCCGTTTCTATGACCATCCCAAAGCAGACTTAGCGCACTATTCCAAGGCCACCACGGATATCGAGTATGAGTATCCGTTTGGCTGGGGAGAACTTGAGGGCGTCGCCAACCGCACGGATTTCGATCTGCGCCAACACAGCGATTTCAGTGGCAAAGATCTCACCTTCTTCGATGAAGAAACACGAGAACGATACCGCCCGTATGTGATCGAGCCAGCGGCAGGAGTCGATCGGATTCTCTTGATTACCTTGCTCGACGCCTACCATGAAGACGTCCAGGAGGGAGAAGCGCGCATCGTGTTGCGTCTGCATCCGAGGCTCGCGCCGATTAAAGTCGGCATTTTCCCCTTGCTGAGAAAAGACGGACATCCGGAAAAGGCCATGGCAATCCGCGATCTTCTGAAAGAAAGATTCGCCGTTTTCTACGACCAAGCCGGGTCCATCGGTCGGCGCTATCGCCGCCAAGACGAAGTCGGTACCCCATTCGGTCTCACTGTGGACCATCAAACGATGCAGGACAACACCGTGACCCTGCGCGACCGCGATACGTTAGAGCAAGTGCGTATTCCAGTCGAGCGTTTGATTCCAGAGCTTGTGAGTCGGATTGAAACTTAA